One window of the Rosa rugosa chromosome 3, drRosRugo1.1, whole genome shotgun sequence genome contains the following:
- the LOC133740631 gene encoding uncharacterized protein At5g48480 produces the protein MADQEVQNGGAEKVATEAKSVALDLHAVLGVEAPKADDAVQFYKAVFGAVEVERGANAKRKADLERPLIHVLLQFGSCKVLVVDRLEDELKAHQNSTGLALVCEGDIEAVIKKVVAAGGITESGGVTEDHAFPGKQYSGKVKDPFGIVWTIVGNKTITAASETGPENTTATEIEADNTTDA, from the exons ATGGCGGACCAGGAGGTTCAGAACGGCGGAGCTGAGAAGGTCGCTACTGAGGCCAAGAGTGTGGCTCTCGATCTCCACGCTGTGCTGGGAGTCGAAGCACCCAAGGCTGACGACGCCGTTCAGTTCTACAAGGCGGTCTTCGGCGCTGTGGAGGTTGAGCGTGGCGCGAACGCCAAGCGTAAGGCGGACCTGGAGCGCCCTCTCATCCATGTGTTGCTTCAGTTTGGCTCCTGCAAGGTTTTGGTCGTTGATCGCCTTGAGGATGA GTTGAAGGCTCATCAGAACAGCACTGGTCTCGCATTGGTCTGTGAGGGGGATATTGAAGCTGTGATTAAGAAGGTTGTGGCTGCTGGAGGGATTACAGAGAGTGGTGGTGTGACTGAGGACCATGCGTTCCCTGGAAAGCAATACTCCGGCAAAGTCAAGGACCCATTCGGCATTGTCTGGACCATTGTTGGCAACAAGACCATCACCGCTGCTTCTGAGACTGGGCCAGAAAACACCACTGCTACCGAGATTGAGGCAGACAACACCACTGATGCGTAG
- the LOC133737025 gene encoding fimbrin-2: MSGYVGILVSDPWLQNQFTQVELRSLKTHFMSMKRESGKLTIGDLPAKMSRLKVVGSDHLTEEQRASVIQDLHPKLDDDVDFEFFLKVYLQLQSHATATPGSGAKSNSSSAFLKAATTTLLHTISESEKASYVAHINNYLGEDEFLKRYLPIDPSTNDLFEIVKDGVLLCKLINVAVPGTIDERAINTKRVLNPWERNENHTLCLNSAKAVGCTVVNIGTQDFIEGRRHLVLGVISQIIKIQLLADLNLKKTPQLVELVDDSKDVEELMSLPPEKILLRWMNFQLKKAQYKKIVTNFSSDVKDAEAYAHLLNVLAPEHSKPSALAAKNTLERAKLVLEHADRMGCKRYLTPKDIVEGSPNLNLAFVAHVFQHRNGLSTQKQISFLETSPDDALISREERAFRFWINSLGHSTYINNVFEDLRNGWALLESLDKISPGIVNWKIANKPPIKMPFRKVENCNQVVKIGKQLKFSLVNVAGNDIVQGNKKLILAYLWQLMRFNILQLLKNLRFHSHGKEISDADILEWANTKVSNTGSQSCMKSFKDKSLSDGIFFLELLSSVQPRVVNWSLVTKGVTDEEKKMNATYIISIARKLGCSIFLLPEDITEVNQKMILTLTASIMYWFLKQPTEDRPSAISDSEGSSQLETISNSTLDDSASESSMEENGNL; the protein is encoded by the exons ATGTCGGGGTACGTAGGCATTCTGGTTTCAGATCCATGGCTGCAGAACCAGTTCACCCAAGTCGAGCTCCGCAGCTTAAAGACCCAc ttcatGAGCATGAAGAGGGAGAGCGGGAAGCTCACAATCGGAGACCTTCCTGCGAAGATGTCGAGGCTCAAGGTTGTGGGGTCAGATCATCTCACAGAGGAACAGAGGGCCTCTGTGATTCAAGATTTGCATCCCAAGCTTGATGATGATGTAGATTTCGAGTTCTTCCTCAAG GTTTATTTGCAACTACAATCTCATGCCACTGCTACACCAGGAAGTGGTGCAAAGAGCAACTCCTCATCCGCCTTTCTCAAGGCTGCTACCACCACTTTGCTCCACACGATTAGCGAATCCGAAAAGGCTTCCTATGTGGCCCATATCAATAACTATCTTGGAGAAGATGAATTCCTAAAGAGATACCTGCCGATTGATCCTTCCACCAATGATTTATTCGAGATTGTAAAAGATGGAGTGCTCTTATG TAAGCTGATCAATGTGGCAGTGCCTGGAACAATCGATGAGCGGGCTATCAATACTAAAAGAGTACTCAATCCTTGGGAGAGAAACGAAAACCATACTCTCTGCCTCAACTCTGCTAAGGCTGTTGGATGTACTGTAGTCAATATAGGGACTCAGGACTTCATTGAAGGAAGG CGGCATCTTGTACTTGGAGTGATTTCTCAAATTATCAAG ATACAACTATTGGCAGACCTTAACTTGAAGAAAACACCTCAATTGGTGGAATTGGTTGACGATAGTAAG GATGTGGAAGAGTTGATGAGTCTGCCGCCAGAGAAGATATTGCTGAGGTGGATGAATTTCCAATTGAAGAAAGCACAATATAAAAAGATAGTCACAAACTTCTCCTCTGATGTCAAG GATGCAGAGGCTTATGCTCACCTCTTAAATGTTCTTGCACCTGAGCACAGTAAACCATCTGCATTGGCTGCAAAAAATACTCTGGAAAGAGCAAAGTTAGTCCTCGAACATGCAGATAGGATGGGTTGCAAGAGATATTTAACTCCAAAAGATATTGTTGAAGGATCCCCAAATCTTAACCTTGCTTTTGTAGCACATGTTTTCCAGCACAG GAATGGGCTCTCAACCCAAAAGCAGATATCTTTCCTCGAAACTTCTCCTGATGATGCACTAATTTCCAGAGAAGAGAGAGCATTTCGCTTCTGGATAAATAGTCTCGGACATTCAACATATATCAATAATGTCTTTGAAGACCTAAGAAATGG GTGGGCCCTTCTAGAGTCCTTGGACAAGATTTCACCAGGGATTGTAAATTGGAAAATTGCAAACAAGCCTCCAATTAAAATGCCTTTCAGAAAAGTAGAAAACTGTAACCAAGTTGTAAAAATTGGGAAGCAATTGAAGTTTTCCTTGGTAAATGTTGCTGGAAATGATATTGTGCAGGGGAATAAAAAGTTAATACTTG CTTACTTGTGGCAATTGATGCGGTTCAACATTCTCCAACTCCTAAAGAACTTGAGATTTCACTCACATGGGAAAGAAATCAGTGATGCTGATATTCTTGAATGGGCCAATACTAAAGTCAGCAACACAGGAAGCCAGAGCTGCATGAAAAGTTTCAAG GATAAGAGTTTATCAGATGGCATTTTCTTTCTAGAGCTGCTTAGTTCTGTGCAGCCTAGAGTGGTAAATTGGAGTCTTGTTACCAAAGGAGTAACTG ATGAGGAGAAAAAGATGAATGCCACCTACATCATCAGTATTGCAAGGAAGCTCGGATGCTCGATATTTTTGCTTCCTGAAGACATAACTGAG GTGAATCAAAAGATGATCCTTACGTTGACCGCAAGCATTATGTACTGGTTTTTGAAACAACCCACTGAAGACAGACCGTCTGCAATTTCAGACAGTGAGGGTTCCAGCCAGTTGGAGACAATCTCCAACTCTACACTTGATGACTCTGCTTCTGAGTCATCAATGGAGGAGAATGGAAACCTATAA
- the LOC133740313 gene encoding uncharacterized protein LOC133740313 isoform X2 yields MVQVENFQVGDMVQLMVLHRDVSSDVSQERSSDFASTCSLVEPGSAAKRVDGANSNSTRGSFPCMLLLQILYQTWMISQESGYVVDIDTKAVQNFEFDAEKMTAYETCNSIWKMITSLDISHFPLR; encoded by the exons ATGGTGCAAGTTGAGAATTTTCAGGTCGGTGATATGGTGCAGCTAATGGTGCTTCACAGAG ATGTTTCATCTGATGTGTCTCAGGAGAGGTCAAGTGACTTTGCATCTACTTGTAGCCTAGTTGAACCTGGTAGTGCTGCTAAAAGAGTGGATGGTGCTAATTCAAATTCAACAA GAGGAAGCTTTCCATGTATGCTTCTGTTACAAATATTATACCAAACCTGGATGATCAGTCAAGAATCTGGCT ATGTTGTGGATATAGATACGAAAGCGGTACAAAACTTTGAATTTGATGCAGAGAAGATGACTGCCTATGAAACATGTAATAGCATTTGGAAGATGATAACTTCATTAGATATTTCACATTTCCCCCTGAGATAG
- the LOC133738250 gene encoding protein PEP-RELATED DEVELOPMENT ARRESTED 1, chloroplastic isoform X2 produces the protein MMQSTTIFFPTCSPSQSLRRTTISPCLLSLPSFSSHHTQSQWHPNQPAHKKKSQFQRLCGTYEVGGGFPDDGLGVVHRTTQEKLDPAQIEALLKGGEQVTSVLEEMITLLEDMKMDEASEEVAVEIAAQGVLGKRVDEMEAGFMMALDYMIQLADSDQDEKRKSLLEVIKDTVLSYLTKKCPPHVQVIGLLCRTPLKESRHELLRRVAAGGGVFKSKNDVKVHVPAANLNEIANQADDLLETMETRPIVPDRKLLARLVLIREEARNMMGGGILDERNDRGFKTLPESEVNFLTKLVALKPGKTVEEMIKSVMEGKDEGAEHSGSDEEDTTSRKGSSGIAGRESVTGRKALPVRPGMFLETVSKVLGGIYAGNVSGITAQHLEWVHQKTLEVLQELAF, from the exons ATGATGCAGAGCACCACCATATTCTTCCCCACTTGTTCACCATCACAATCTCTCCGCCGAACCACTATCTCTCCCTGTCTCCTCTCTCTCCCATCATTTTCCTCTCACCACACACAATCCCAGTGGCATCCAAATCAACCAGCCCACAAGAAGAAGAGCCAATTTCAGCGACTCTGTGGCACTTATGAGGTCGGTGGAGGCTTCCCAGACGACGGATTGGGCGTCGTCCACAGAACTACCCAAGAGAAATTGGACCCGGCCCAGATTGAAGCCCTTCTCAAAGGTGGAGAACAAGTCACTTCTGTCCTCGAAGAAATGATCACCCTC TTGGAGGATATGAAGATGGATGAGGCGTCTGAAGAGGTGGCAGTGGAAATAGCTGCACAAGGGGTCCTGGGGAAGAGAGTTGATGAGATGGAGGCCGGTTTCATGATGGCGCTGGACTACATGATTCAACTTGCTGACAGTGACCAAGACGAGAAG CGCAAGTCTCTATTGGAGGTGATTAAGGACACAGTCTTATCCTACCTTACAAAAAAATGCCCCCCACAT GTTCAAGTGATTGGGCTACTCTGTAGGACTCCTCTGAAAGAAAGTAGACATGAATTACTACGCAGAGTGGCTGCTGGTGGTGGTGTATTTAAAAGTAAAAATGACGTCAAAGTTCATGTTCCAGCTGCAAATCTAAATGAAATTGCTAACCAAGCTGATGATTTACTGGAG ACAATGGAAACTCGGCCTATAGTTCCGGATCGAAAGCTACTTGCAAGACTTGTTTTAATCAGAGAGGAAGCTCGGAATATGATGGGAGGTGGAATACTAGATGAGAGAAATGATCGTGGGTTTAAGACTCTTCCTGAATCAGAG GTGAACTTCTTAACCAAACTGGTAGCTTTGAAACCGGGGAAGACTGTGGAGGAGATGATAAAAAGTGTAATGGAAGGAAAAGACGAAGGTGCAGAACACTCTGGCAGTGATGAGGAAGATACCACCAGTAGAAAGGGTTCGAGTGGAATTGCAGGAAGG GAAAGTGTTACAGGACGAAAAGCGCTTCCTGTGCGCCCTGGCATGTTTCTTGAGACTGTATCCAAG GTCTTAGGTGGTATATATGCTGGAAATGTCTCTGGCATCACAGCACAACATCTAGAGTGG GTTCATCAAAAGACACTTGAAGTTCTTCAGGAATTAGCATTTTAA
- the LOC133740313 gene encoding uncharacterized protein LOC133740313 isoform X1: MRKLVLCCIMLHICFRILMLILEDVSSDVSQERSSDFASTCSLVEPGSAAKRVDGANSNSTRGSFPCMLLLQILYQTWMISQESGYVVDIDTKAVQNFEFDAEKMTAYETCNSIWKMITSLDISHFPLR; the protein is encoded by the exons ATGAGGAAGCTAGTGCTGTGCTGCATAATGCTACATATTTGCTTCAGAATCCTCATGTTGATTCTTGAAG ATGTTTCATCTGATGTGTCTCAGGAGAGGTCAAGTGACTTTGCATCTACTTGTAGCCTAGTTGAACCTGGTAGTGCTGCTAAAAGAGTGGATGGTGCTAATTCAAATTCAACAA GAGGAAGCTTTCCATGTATGCTTCTGTTACAAATATTATACCAAACCTGGATGATCAGTCAAGAATCTGGCT ATGTTGTGGATATAGATACGAAAGCGGTACAAAACTTTGAATTTGATGCAGAGAAGATGACTGCCTATGAAACATGTAATAGCATTTGGAAGATGATAACTTCATTAGATATTTCACATTTCCCCCTGAGATAG
- the LOC133738250 gene encoding protein PEP-RELATED DEVELOPMENT ARRESTED 1, chloroplastic isoform X1, whose translation MMQSTTIFFPTCSPSQSLRRTTISPCLLSLPSFSSHHTQSQWHPNQPAHKKKSQFQRLCGTYEVGGGFPDDGLGVVHRTTQEKLDPAQIEALLKGGEQVTSVLEEMITLLEDMKMDEASEEVAVEIAAQGVLGKRVDEMEAGFMMALDYMIQLADSDQDEKRKSLLEVIKDTVLSYLTKKCPPHVQVIGLLCRTPLKESRHELLRRVAAGGGVFKSKNDVKVHVPAANLNEIANQADDLLETMETRPIVPDRKLLARLVLIREEARNMMGGGILDERNDRGFKTLPESEVNFLTKLVALKPGKTVEEMIKSVMEGKDEGAEHSGSDEEDTTSRKGSSGIAGRESVTGRKALPVRPGMFLETVSKVLGGIYAGNVSGITAQHLEWNSLAHDKFWDQRCCSGHQYDGTLNCITCHKFKQAGEIEYLNLGRGLMTCSKCCSIAIKNSSQLLKMCITFIKV comes from the exons ATGATGCAGAGCACCACCATATTCTTCCCCACTTGTTCACCATCACAATCTCTCCGCCGAACCACTATCTCTCCCTGTCTCCTCTCTCTCCCATCATTTTCCTCTCACCACACACAATCCCAGTGGCATCCAAATCAACCAGCCCACAAGAAGAAGAGCCAATTTCAGCGACTCTGTGGCACTTATGAGGTCGGTGGAGGCTTCCCAGACGACGGATTGGGCGTCGTCCACAGAACTACCCAAGAGAAATTGGACCCGGCCCAGATTGAAGCCCTTCTCAAAGGTGGAGAACAAGTCACTTCTGTCCTCGAAGAAATGATCACCCTC TTGGAGGATATGAAGATGGATGAGGCGTCTGAAGAGGTGGCAGTGGAAATAGCTGCACAAGGGGTCCTGGGGAAGAGAGTTGATGAGATGGAGGCCGGTTTCATGATGGCGCTGGACTACATGATTCAACTTGCTGACAGTGACCAAGACGAGAAG CGCAAGTCTCTATTGGAGGTGATTAAGGACACAGTCTTATCCTACCTTACAAAAAAATGCCCCCCACAT GTTCAAGTGATTGGGCTACTCTGTAGGACTCCTCTGAAAGAAAGTAGACATGAATTACTACGCAGAGTGGCTGCTGGTGGTGGTGTATTTAAAAGTAAAAATGACGTCAAAGTTCATGTTCCAGCTGCAAATCTAAATGAAATTGCTAACCAAGCTGATGATTTACTGGAG ACAATGGAAACTCGGCCTATAGTTCCGGATCGAAAGCTACTTGCAAGACTTGTTTTAATCAGAGAGGAAGCTCGGAATATGATGGGAGGTGGAATACTAGATGAGAGAAATGATCGTGGGTTTAAGACTCTTCCTGAATCAGAG GTGAACTTCTTAACCAAACTGGTAGCTTTGAAACCGGGGAAGACTGTGGAGGAGATGATAAAAAGTGTAATGGAAGGAAAAGACGAAGGTGCAGAACACTCTGGCAGTGATGAGGAAGATACCACCAGTAGAAAGGGTTCGAGTGGAATTGCAGGAAGG GAAAGTGTTACAGGACGAAAAGCGCTTCCTGTGCGCCCTGGCATGTTTCTTGAGACTGTATCCAAG GTCTTAGGTGGTATATATGCTGGAAATGTCTCTGGCATCACAGCACAACATCTAGAGTGG AACTCATTGGCTCATGATAAATTTTGGGACCAAAGATGCTGTTCTGGACATCAATATGACGGAACTCTGAATTGTATCACTTGTCATAAATTTAAG CAAGCCGGGGAGATAGAATACTTGAACCTTGGTCGTGGTCTAATGACTTGTTCAAAATGCTGTTCTATTGCTATTAAGAATTCAAGCCAATTATTGAAAATGTGCATAACTTTTATAAAAGTTTAA